Genomic segment of Odontesthes bonariensis isolate fOdoBon6 chromosome 10, fOdoBon6.hap1, whole genome shotgun sequence:
CGCCGATGCTGCATCTGACATGTCTACGAAGATGAGGACAGAATGATGAGAGCGATCAGAAAAGGCTGAACTCCCGGTCTGTCATTGACATATCATCTACAAACCTGTAAAAGCAACAAGTGGATTAAACACACAGAGGCCCGGATGATAAGGAgaggaagaaaataaatattttgtaaTGTTACCCACTTAGACATCTCACTGTACTTTCTGGGAAACCGTCTGACCTGAGTCCATGGTTCAGGCCTTTTGGAAACCATCCACCCGTACTGCTGGTTGTCTGTCAGAGGCATCGTGTACAGCTGGTTGGGAGCTGGAGAAGAGAGGAGAAATTTCATTCTTCTCAGCCGTTACGTTCAAGGTGCTCTCATCCGCCATTTTTTGAATCCGAAATGCTGAAATATCTGCTCACATCTGGGGGCTTGAGCCTGTATGATCATTTCTCTGTATCGCTTGTAACTCCCATGGTGTATGTCAGTGCTGTAGGGAAGAGGCTGGTGGTGAACTTTGTTTACATCTGCACACCCGAGGGGCTCCTGCTGCCTTTGAAGCGAAGGAGGCAGTGATGTTCTGACATTGCCATCTGTGTGCGGAAATGTTGCCTTGGATTACattacgaaaaaaaaaaagacttttgcaTGTAATGTGACTGTTGCACTTGTCTCCAACATTTTGTGAACTAATTAGTTTATTAATTATGAAAATGACTGGATTGCTGACACAAATTAACTGATTGTTTCATAACATTTCAGTGGGACTTCCACAGGTTGTCACGCCCCTCCAGAGCTAACTTAAATAGCAACTTGTTGCTCGTCTTAGCATGTCAACATTGGCCTGCTCTGCACTGTCTGTACCGCCAAAAAGCGCTACTTTTTCTGACACATGACAACGTCTAGGATAGTTCCCGTTTATTTTGGACCAAAAGGCCGATTAAATAAGAGCTGCTCTAATTAGCTTAAACAAAAGCAAAGCCCAGCTGCTCTtaccctgaggaagagacgcTCCGCGGGGATTTGCGATCATTTTATCGCCTATAGGGTTTTGATAGCCCAAGTTTGTTAAACCAAAAAAGGCCATAGAGTGCCACGCTTTGTTTGACCAGCCAAATGCAAAGCCTGCAACTCGGTCACCGAGAGACAAACAGGACGGCCTTCGAATAAATCACAACTTCTGGTTTACGTGTAACCCTGGTAACAAGCCCCACCCCCCATGTTACGTAACGAGACCGTATTTCCCTTGacttatttaaaaagaaaaaaaagaaaaaaagaaagaaactgtgagtgttttgttttgttagttGTTCATCTCATGATTTCCTGCTAGCTTGAATTTGTTGTTCTACTGTACAGAAATGAGCAGAAACTTGTTGAACTAGGAATATTGGTAGCGAACATGGAATCCACGAAACACGTGACCAGCCCAGAACCAATCAGCATAGCGGGAATGCAACAAGGACTCATGGGAGAGAAAATTTACCTCCAAAAAGGGCTACATACCTTTTTCATGCACTTGTAATGACGTTGTGATAACACCTGTGCACCTTACTCACCTCCCTTTTCCCTGCTGTGTATCGATAGAGCGGTGTTGGCCGCGGTACCGTCACCGTGAACGAGAGAGGGTGAGAGGACTATAAATACCTCTCGTCGCTATTGGCTATGTAGGTGATTGGAGCTAGCTGTCTGGAGCACCACACAAATAGACATCTTTGTGGATCTGACGTGGCAATTCCCCTGCTAATGTTCACAAAACACACACTAAAAAAATACATCCATGTAGGGCTATCCTAGTCAGTGCAAACTCAGATATCTATCTTGTGAGGGACGCCGGTGCTTGACGAGGTGTTAGCTGCTGCCGAAAGagctaacagtcaaccagccgCAGCTCTGATcaccattttcattttattcactggaaaatgctcatgtcttttttagcctttttcttatatatttattaacaaataacaagaaaacacactttatcatccaagtatctttcttaata
This window contains:
- the spmip11 gene encoding sperm microtubule inner protein 11, with amino-acid sequence MAFFGLTNLGYQNPIGDKMIANPRGASLPQDGNVRTSLPPSLQRQQEPLGCADVNKVHHQPLPYSTDIHHGSYKRYREMIIQAQAPRSPNQLYTMPLTDNQQYGWMVSKRPEPWTQVRRFPRKYSEMSKFVDDMSMTDREFSLF